The Halictus rubicundus isolate RS-2024b chromosome 5, iyHalRubi1_principal, whole genome shotgun sequence nucleotide sequence TCTCTTAGTATATCACTCGCGCCTCGCTATTCGGACACTGATACTTCCACGAATGCACAATGATCACGCGCGTACTTTTATATTCCGTTCGGTGATTCCGCGACACACCGTGAGAACCGGTGTGCGCGCTTGGAAGAGGGGTAAGGGATCCAGGGGATAGGAGGTTGAAGGGGGAGGGAACGGtgagagatatatatatatatatataaagagcGAGAGAGTGGGAGGGTGGGTGTATcagggagaaagaaagagaaagagtatcTCCGGTGAAAGCTCGCCGGTGGTTTGTGATCGGTACACGCCGATAAACGCGCTATATATCCGTTGTTCACTGGGTTATATACCACGAGGGGCACCGTTAGAATCGTAACCGTTTACATGTGAACGGCACACCGTCGCGGAATCGCACACCGCGATTATTATCGACTCGGCGTAACAGCAAGGGGCTGTTGGTCACGCGCAAAACCGTGCACCCAGCACGTTCTGCCGGCTAAGGCGGTTACTGTCCACGCTCTCGGCGGCCGCTACCACCACATCTATTCCTCTGGCCACGCTCTCCGTTTCCTGTTCACCGTGTGCCACGTCCTGTTGCTCCACCGCGTTCGGCTTGCACGACGATGACGGGGCTGCTGCTAGCGCTGTTGCTGGCGACGTCGCTCGACAATTGAACGCTACCTTTGTCGTCGGTCCGTGCACGATCCTCGGTGTTCCTAGCGGCGAGTCGTCCTCGTGGTCGTCGGCGAGCGTGAGGCGGTCTGACTTTAACAGGGAGGCGGCGAACTCGGCGCGAGGGCGATAGTAACggtggtagtagtagtagtagtagcagtGGTATGGGAACGGCAACGGCGGCAGCGCCAACACGACGCAGCTGCTGGTCCTCGTCAGGTCGGTGGCCACGGTGTCTGTGTCGgggtcggtgtcggtgtcggtgtcgatGTTGTCATCTACCCGGCCGGAACGAGGCAGCATCGCCGTGGCACCGAGGTGTATTGCTTCTTCGGACCGCTTTTCTGCACCGTAGGTTCGGCCGAGCGCCTCTCGCTTCAGGAGGAGCGCCCACCGTGCCACCTTTCTCGTTATTATCATAGTAGCAGGGGCTGCAGTGCATGCGCCGGTTCGCACGTATCCCGTGCTCGTCAAGGAACCGTACACCAACGACAGCCgcctcgtcttcgtcgtcgtcgcgagcCACGACCGGTTACGGGCATTTCACCGCGATCTCAGGGCACCGGGGGTTAAaccatacacacacacacacgcacacagggAAGGCCGATGAAGGTGAAGGGAGGAGACACAGAgctagaaagaaagagaaatacaggaaaagaaaaaagagagagagagagagagagagagagagagtttgtgtgtgtgtgagagagagagagtaatcGAACAAGCGGGTAAAAGACAGATCAGGATGAACcgacagaaaagaaaagaaacacgCGGATAATTTATGCGGCGGGGGTTGGGGAACTCGTCGAGGAATCGGTCGGTTCGAAGCAGATATGGTGTGAAACAAGAgtgggagagaaaaagagacagAAACGGAGGGAAACGGAGGGAGGAACGACGAGGGTACGACTAGGATATGTGGGGGAGACGAGGAACACGCACCACGATAGAAAGAATGAACGGGATGTATTCGTCGCGAACGAAACGATCGAGTTTCACACTGGTCTAACGATGCGCTTCCGTCGTTGTGCTCGCACTGATCCCCGACGTTCCGTGCACGTTGTTTCCCCCTGATGATTGTTGATTATACTACGGTATACGAAAAGACGAGACTGCACCGTGGCCGCGGACGTGTGCGGTGCTCCGGATGCACACTACCACATTAATGCGGTGAAACGTTGTTGCGAGCGTACGCGGACTGCTCGACGTCGAGCACTGTGCGGACGGAGACGCCTCCGACTCGCCGCCGCCATCTTGCTACGTCaagcggatagcatagagtcGGCGCCGTGGCCAACGAGGCCGAACCTATAGCGACCCCTACCGACGGCAACCGATCGTTTCGGCGAACGGACGCGAAATCAGCCACCCCTTGCGACCGTCCCCGCGAAACTGCCCGTGCATTTCGCTCCGATTGTTTCCTCATTTCTAATTCGACGTTACCATCGACGATTACACGCTCGATTGATGCACCGACCCGACCGGCTCTCTTTTCAGACCACCCCGTGTTTCACCCGTACCCGTACCAGCAAGGACCTAGCACTCGTATTTGTACCGATACCTGTACCTGTCCTTTACCGGTATCTGTATTTGTACTTGTACCGGGGTGCCTGTACTTGTACTTGTTCTGGGGTGTCTGTACCTGAACTTGTACCGGTACCTGTACGTGTACTTGTACTTGTACCGGTACCTGTACGTGTACTTGTACTTGTACCGGTACCTGTACCTGTCCTTTACCGGTATCTGTAGTTGTACTTGTACCGGGGTGCCTGTACTTGTACTTGTTCTGGGGCGTCTGTACCTGAACTTGTACCGGTACCTGTACGTGTACTTGTACTTGTACCGGTACCTGTACTTGTACTTGTATTTGTACcggtacctgtacctgtacttGTATTTGTACcggtacctgtacctgtacttGTACCCTGTGACGTATTGGTCCGATCAAGCTGGTcgaaagcagagttgggcaaaacgTAAACTGATTAATGATTGACGATTCTAACCAACGTTAAATCATATTCATGATTTATGATTACGATTACTAATTGATCCAGTAATCACGATTAGTGAATAACTTGAGTAATCAAAGCAAAATGTAATCATTGGTCATGATTAggtcgcggattttatgcatttatgggtagatgaaatttaaaatagggaagaaattacaaacattTGAAGATGTCGATATAaatgtttaacacgttaagcgccaaacatctaccccagagattcttacaaaattagagtagtttaattaatgaaaccaaaactagaaatttaaaatgtattataggggacgtTGTCTTaatccttttgaattcgaaagattccaataaaattcggtttatctggataccacataataaaaatgaatttctaaacccagtcaaaaatcactgtcagtcatatgtgactgacgtcacagttaacgtgttaaactcTAGAAAATTTTTTGAGGAAGCAGGATATTTTTAATTGGCTTCTGTCTTTTGCAatcaatgcagacaatttttattttgcacaaatatcCACGGTCTAGTTATGATTAACCATGAAACGAATATTTTTGTGTAATTGTGATTAACTGAAAAATTTGGTAGTTATAATGATTCTGAACTGAGCAAGTGATTCTAGGAAGAGACGTTCGATCAATATTGTATATAGGGTGTCCCTGTATATACAGTAAGAAAGGATAAAGAAAGGAAGAATCAAGTTTGTTCATTTGATCGCTTCGCTTTCGAGTAAATCGAGTTTCAAAATTCAGTGAATACGAGTGCCATTAGATAGGACTGGGctgatgcgtctgatcatggaccaaccgattctacttcttacGTATACGCACGAGAGCCCTAAACGATCTTTGAAgttgtttttctcgaaaatgacgcgccaaacaaaaaaatgttattctttcttttcgactcaATATTGTGTGTAGAATTACTTCCCAATCGGTTGTCCACTGTGACACTCGGTATAATTACATGTGACGTGAATGTCAGTGAAAGATAACTTCATTCCGCGATTACAAATTGTTCATTAACGATTACAGATAAGCAAATGCAACCGTGATTACTGATTGACTCTAGTAACGCTTAATTGGTTAACGATTATGATTACCACAATCGCTTTTGGTTGTCAATTACAGAAGTAATcacgaaataatttattactgcTCAACTCTGGCCAAAAGTCGATTTCGTCAAACTCGTCGTGTAGAAAAATgagttttgttttttaatttttatgttgcatccGTAGCAAGATTAACAGTAACCAGCCCGCTTTGTTGCCTCTTTCGCCCCGTCCATTTTTCTCCCCCACGgtttcttgttttctttttcgaacGTGGACCGGTGGATTGCTTCGCGCGGAGCAATACGCTGCCGCGTGTACACGTTGTTAATTATTGCGATAGGCATCGTGCCAGATTGCGTTTAAACGCATCTCGCGCACGGGAATCGCCACGTGGGGAACCGTGCTCCGGAAATTGATTAACCGTGACACGCCGCGCCGTCGAGCTCGAGATCTGTAGCTTTAATGGGTTCGTCACCGGCGAGCGGTCGTGCTAGAGAAGCCCGGAACTGGAGAAAAATTGACGGATACATCGGAATGCGTTAATTAGATCCAAACTTCAAAACGTGTCGAGGTTCACTGTTATTCTGTCTCCTTTTTGAAATTACGTCAGTTCAAACGTTgacaatttttcagaaatccAAGGTTTATTGCTCAAAAtgctttttggatccactgtaaatGGATCAACAGATGTCcatttgttctacatttatgg carries:
- the LOC143354617 gene encoding uncharacterized protein LOC143354617, giving the protein MIITRKVARWALLLKREALGRTYGAEKRSEEAIHLGATAMLPRSGRVDDNIDTDTDTDPDTDTVATDLTRTSSCVVLALPPLPFPYHCYYYYYYHRYYRPRAEFAASLLKSDRLTLADDHEDDSPLGTPRIVHGPTTKVAFNCRATSPATALAAAPSSSCKPNAVEQQDVAHGEQETESVARGIDVVVAAAESVDSNRLSRQNVLGARFCA